ATGTCAGTAATGCAAGTAGTAGATGAATAATTAAGTTGTCTACATGATATTAAAATAAGAATATAGCCTAAAACAACAGCAACTGAAGATATAGTAGAGATTGCTCTGAtctgtaatattatattatttaaaaataaaaataaaaaacaatagtTTGTATTCTCCACAATGAAGGGAAGGTAAAAGCTCAAATAGCAGTGACTCATCCACTGTATTTCTGCCATAACATGTATTTCCACCTAGACTGCACAGACCTTGGGCCCCATTTGGATGTAACATATTCCAAATAGGATGACCTTAACCGTCCAATTGGTGGTCATACAATGGTCACAAACCAAATTCAACAGATGATATCAGGAACCAAGAAACAATAGTTTGTATTTTCCACAATGAAGGGGAGGTAAAAGCTCAAATACTAGCAACTCATCCACTGTATTTCTGCCATAACATGTATGTCCGTCCACCTAGACTGTGCAGACCTTGCGCCCCATTAGGATGTAGCATATTCCAAAATCGGATGACCTTAACCGTCCAATCGGTGGTCATAAAATGGTCACGAACCAAATTCAACAGATGATATCAGATGTTCGGGACCATCTGATCAATGTGACCTTTTGGCCATACTGCATCCACAAGGGGGTCCATGTTTTGAGCAGTTTGCATTAACACACATGGGTCTTAAGCATCATATTGATGGCATCAGACGGTAAGATTACCCAATCAGCATGACTTTATGGGCCACATTCTATCCAAAATGGGGCCTATGATCTGGGTGGGTGGTCTGGATCAGTGTATATGCATGGCAGATGATGGTGGAAAGCATTCATCATAGCTCACAGCCCATGTACAACCAGGAAGTAGACAATGCTGAAGGAAGCATCTCTATGAGAAAATATTGAGGCCCATGCAAAAGGTCTCTTTCAGAAAGGAATTTGTTTTGCATAAATCATGGAATCCAGATCATCAGCATGAGTTGCTTCATTGAGGCAGACATGCAGAGATGGTTGGGTTTGAAACTCTCCATCCTCTGTTACTACCCAGCATGGCTACAGTAACAGATTTGTGATGATGAAATGATTTTGGACAATCGATACACATAACTGAATGTGTACCATTGAAAACATTCGACTCACAAATCGATGCCGGGATTGCCCTTGCAGCACAATTACTGGACATAGGCCATTCAAAATAGCCCCCAAAGGATGGAACTGTTCCAATCATCCAACTATCTCTTCATGTCATCCTCATGGAGAAACATGCTGCTGATCCTGAGTCACGACATTGACAAAAGGAACACTTTGCAAAGTGATCATGCAGACCAATGCTAgctcgtaaaaaaaaaaaaaaaaatcaagaaaaagaaacAGAGATCTTACTTCAGAGCAACGAATGTGAGGAAGAAAGTTGCGTTCTTTGGCAGGCTCTTCCCTAACATTTCGATAATCTCATCAGGATGTTTGAGAATTGTCTTCAATGAGGTAAACAATGTCCCACTCAGTGTAACTCCAAGAAAGACATTGAACACGATAAAATAGAAATACTTCCCGGAGCTCGCTCGCTCGACATGGCTTTGTGAAGGGATACCTTCGGTTTTAGATAGAAACATAAGGAACTTTGGCAGCAAAGCCAAGAACACAATGAGTGCAATCTGAGGCAAATAAGCTTCCAGCACCGTCCTAACCGCATCAATGTCGACTATCACTTTCAAGAATGATAGAACCTTCCTTAGATTCTTCAGAGTCGTGAATGCTGAGACGAATGTAATCGGTATCATGTAAAAGACTATGGCCAAAAAGACAATAGCATAAACAACCTTCTCCCTTATCTGCCTCGACCAAAACTTGATGGCCAGATTGGTCCATATCAATTGACAGGGTTCGGGAGCTTGTGTTATTGTCCAAGTGTCAATCATCTGCGAGTGGAGCGTCTGGGCTGCAGAGGCTGCAGCCGGCTTGCTGTTGAAGAAGACTATAGCAGAAGGTTGCTGTTTTTCTTTGATGGTGACCTTCTGTTCAGCCTCTAGTTTAGGGACCAGCTCTTTGATCTTCTCGTTGCAGAAATCGATCGTGTCGACTTTCTTGCCGATGAGACCGAGGCAGCCAGTTCGGTTCGTAGGCTTTGTTCCTTCTGGTTTGCCGGTAGTTTTCGATGCTGAAAATACGGCTTCAGCATGGGCAAGTTTCTTTCGGTATCCCTCCAACTCTTCCCAAATCTTATTTGCCTGGAATGAGTTAAAAAGCATGAAACAACAATGGTGATGgacctccaaaaaaaaaaaccatggaagTATTGTTTTAGCTCAGTTCTAAGCTCATTTGCACCATTACACATGCTAACACAAGTGTATGAGCAGCGCATCAGGTCAGTAAACAATCTGGCCCAAGAAAAGGTTGATccgcttatcaggtgggccacatgtgcaaaAAGAATAGATGGTCTAAAGATAATTGTTGACTGTACAATGGATGGCCACACATGTTCCCACCTGATGAACATTTCAAATGTCCCAAATATCATTTCAGAAAGCCATGATAAATCGCTACCTCCTTGTTGTTTGTGACCACCATGGATCTGTAGAAAGTCTCTGGGTGGAGATTCTTGAAATATGAATCAACCTGCTCTTTTCTTGTTTGTCCTTCAGGAACAGAAGGGATGTCTCTAACTAATATGGCGAATTGCTCAGGTTTTGCTTCCGGGGATGCCAGAGCAGTAGCTCTAAGGTCAGAACAATGCTTGTAGGCTCTCCACAACACATACATTGTAACGAAAGTAACCCAATATGTCGAAAGGAAGAATGCCCACAACCTTGGACTCTTCAGCTGTAACATAGTTCACCAAGAACAGGTAAGAAAAACAAGCAAACCAACAAACAGTAGGGAGTTTGGACTCGAGAGTTTTCTAAAATGCTTTTTTCcccaaaaaaatctcaatttttaccAGAAGAAATCCATAGAAGACAGTTACGCATCAACGTAGACCCCACCAAAATTTCAGATATTTGGGAAACAgcactttgaaaattttcatatgaAATGGTACATGGATATCCATGGCTAGTACTAAGACATTAGAAAAATACTTCAAACAACAATATGGACCAACCTTCTAGACATTGGCggagggtaaaaaaaaaaaaaacacaaaggcTGAGTTGGGATACACTGCTGGATTTACTTGCAATAATTAGTCTAGTAAAGAGGAAAACGGCTAAATTGAGTGGTAAcggtaccaccataagcttatgGCGGTACCagccagatgtggggcccacataatgtgtCAAGGACATCCAACCCACCCATCAGATGTGTCACCTCATATTAACCCCAggtgccaaaaatcagcctgatccaatacTGAAGTAGGCCACAAAACAGGTTTCAGTGTGAGGGGAAGCCCACCCTTTGATTTAAACCATCTGAATTTTTTAAATGGGCTAAATTTTGACCCTTCATATTAACCCCAggtgccaaaaatcagcctgatccaatacTGAAGTAGGCCACAAAACAGGTTTCAGTGTGAGGGGAAGCCCACCCTTTGATTTAACCCATCTGAATTTTTTAAATGGGCTAAATTTTGACCCTTCATCATAATCATATGAAGGTTCTGAATTGCCTAAATTTCATATATATGATATGGTGGCCCCTCCacacaaatcaagggtggatattTCCCCCAacatttctgtggtgtggcctaacCAATTTcacagatcagcctgattttagggCCTTGGGAGTGGCATAACACTGACGCATgcatatgatggatggattggattttatgCATGCACCACGCGGCCCCACATTTACCCAGTACCACCGGGGCACGCCCCTTATATTCGATTGGGCTCCATATTGCAATCACTTTTCAAGATGGAGTTGAAAGGATTGTTAGCTGCAATTGAGAGCTCTTGCTCATTATGAAAACTAGGAaattttattacaatttattcatTCCCTTGTTTTTAACCCGATTGCTGAATTGAAAGGAACGTAACTGCAATTCAGGGCTCTTACCCACTACGACACTACGAATGCTAGGAAATTTCATTACAACTTCATTTCCTCATATTTAACCTGCTTACTTGCAACTCAACACAAATACGCACCCAAAAAAGTCATTGAGGAATTCACATAACTTCATTTCCTCATATTG
This region of Magnolia sinica isolate HGM2019 chromosome 1, MsV1, whole genome shotgun sequence genomic DNA includes:
- the LOC131243538 gene encoding CSC1-like protein ERD4, with the protein product MDFSSFLTSLATSCVIFFVLVFLFTWLSRKPSNSVIYYPNRILKGMEPWNGRSTRNPFAWIGEALRSTEQDVITMAGVDAAVYFVFLGSAIGILTLSGIVLLPVLLPVAGTDVGLKVPIDTNSNGTFSNLDKLAMGNVQLKSPRLWAFFLSTYWVTFVTMYVLWRAYKHCSDLRATALASPEAKPEQFAILVRDIPSVPEGQTRKEQVDSYFKNLHPETFYRSMVVTNNKEANKIWEELEGYRKKLAHAEAVFSASKTTGKPEGTKPTNRTGCLGLIGKKVDTIDFCNEKIKELVPKLEAEQKVTIKEKQQPSAIVFFNSKPAAASAAQTLHSQMIDTWTITQAPEPCQLIWTNLAIKFWSRQIREKVVYAIVFLAIVFYMIPITFVSAFTTLKNLRKVLSFLKVIVDIDAVRTVLEAYLPQIALIVFLALLPKFLMFLSKTEGIPSQSHVERASSGKYFYFIVFNVFLGVTLSGTLFTSLKTILKHPDEIIEMLGKSLPKNATFFLTFVALKFFVGYGLELSRLIPLIIFHLKRKYLCKTEAEVKEAWAPGDLGFATRIPNDMLIITITLCYSVIAPLIIPFGVIYFGLGWLILRNQALKVYVPKYESNGQMWPHIHVRIISSLVLYQIVMIGYFIIKEFYYAPFLFPLLILSAFFTHICNKRFYLAFQRTPLEVVSQSSKEIPNLEYVFKAYVPPCFSTEKFDDDY